The Verrucomicrobiota bacterium sequence GAGGGGCTATCGATTCAGCTTTTACAACTATGATTTGGGTGAGCCAATCCATGTGCATGTGACCAAGGCCGGCCGCGAAGCGAAAGTATGGTTGAATCCGGTCCAGGTGGAGTGGAATGAGAGCTTCCGAGAGCTGAATTGCACGAGATAATCGAAATTATCGAAATCAATCGAACCTTGATCG is a genomic window containing:
- a CDS encoding DUF4160 domain-containing protein, producing the protein MPTVLRERGYRFSFYNYDLGEPIHVHVTKAGREAKVWLNPVQVEWNESFRELNCTR